The following proteins are encoded in a genomic region of Kosakonia oryzae:
- the modA gene encoding molybdate ABC transporter substrate-binding protein yields MAGTWLRLFAGATLSLSVAGHALAEEGKITVFAAASLTNALQDIAAAYKKEKNVEVVSSFASSSTLARQIEAGAPADLFISADQKWMDYAVEKKSIDTATRETLLGNSLVVVAPKSSAQGEITVNAKTNWSSLLKGGRLAVGDPDHVPAGIYAKEALQKLGAWETLSPKLAPAEDVRGALALVERGEAPLGIVYGSDAVVSKGVKVVGTFPEDSHQKVEYPLAIINGHKNATVTAFYDYLKGPQASEIFKRYGFTTH; encoded by the coding sequence ATGGCAGGTACATGGTTACGCCTTTTTGCTGGGGCGACTTTATCGCTTTCTGTTGCCGGGCATGCACTGGCGGAAGAGGGCAAAATTACTGTTTTTGCAGCAGCGTCGCTGACCAATGCGCTGCAGGATATTGCGGCGGCGTATAAAAAAGAGAAAAACGTTGAGGTAGTCTCTTCGTTCGCCTCCTCGTCAACGCTGGCGCGGCAGATTGAAGCCGGTGCGCCGGCCGATCTGTTTATTTCTGCCGATCAGAAATGGATGGATTACGCCGTCGAGAAAAAATCCATTGATACGGCGACGCGTGAAACCCTGCTGGGCAACAGCCTGGTGGTTGTGGCACCGAAAAGCAGCGCTCAGGGCGAAATTACCGTTAATGCCAAAACCAACTGGAGCAGCCTGCTGAAAGGCGGCCGCCTTGCCGTTGGCGATCCGGACCACGTTCCGGCAGGGATTTACGCCAAAGAAGCGCTGCAAAAACTGGGGGCATGGGAAACCCTGTCACCGAAGCTGGCTCCGGCAGAAGATGTACGTGGCGCGCTGGCGTTGGTAGAGCGCGGAGAAGCGCCGCTGGGCATCGTTTACGGTTCTGACGCGGTGGTCAGCAAAGGCGTGAAAGTGGTGGGGACCTTCCCGGAAGATTCGCACCAAAAAGTGGAATACCCGCTGGCTATTATCAATGGGCATAAAAACGCAACGGTAACGGCGTTTTATGATTACCTGAAAGGCCCGCAGGCTTCTGAAATTTTCAAACGTTACGGATTTACGACGCACTAA
- a CDS encoding AcrZ family multidrug efflux pump-associated protein, with protein MLELLKSLVFAVIMVPVVMAIILGLIYGLGEVFNVFSAVGRRDRSSQQR; from the coding sequence ATGTTAGAGTTGTTGAAAAGCCTGGTTTTTGCCGTGATCATGGTTCCTGTGGTGATGGCTATCATCCTGGGGCTGATTTATGGCTTGGGTGAAGTATTTAACGTCTTTTCCGCCGTCGGTCGTCGCGACCGTTCCAGCCAGCAGCGCTGA
- the modE gene encoding molybdenum-dependent transcriptional regulator: MQAEILLTLKLQERLFADPRRISLLKQIEQTGSISQGAKNAGISYKSAWDAINEMNQLSEHTLVDRATGGKGGGGAVVTRYGQRLIQLYDLLAQIQQKAFDVLSDDDALPLNSLLAAISRFSLQTSARNQWFGTVTTRDHQQVQQHIEVLLADGETRLKVAITAQSGERLGLEAGKEVLVLLKAPWVNITQDAQRAALADNQLKGFISHIERGEQQSEVLMTLPDGQQLCATVPTHDVDNLQEQREVTAYFNADRVILATLC, from the coding sequence ATGCAGGCTGAAATTCTCTTAACCCTCAAACTTCAGGAACGCCTTTTTGCCGATCCGCGCCGTATTTCTCTGCTGAAACAGATCGAACAAACGGGTTCGATTAGCCAGGGCGCGAAGAACGCAGGCATCAGTTACAAAAGCGCCTGGGATGCCATCAATGAAATGAACCAACTGAGCGAACATACGCTGGTTGATCGTGCGACAGGCGGTAAAGGCGGCGGCGGCGCGGTAGTGACCCGTTACGGGCAACGGCTGATTCAGCTTTACGATCTGCTGGCGCAGATCCAGCAGAAGGCGTTTGACGTGCTGAGCGATGACGACGCGCTGCCGCTGAACAGCCTGCTGGCGGCCATTTCGCGCTTTTCCCTGCAAACCAGCGCCCGCAACCAGTGGTTTGGCACCGTAACCACCCGCGATCACCAGCAGGTGCAGCAGCATATTGAAGTGCTGCTGGCCGACGGTGAAACGCGCCTGAAAGTCGCTATCACCGCACAAAGCGGCGAACGACTTGGCCTTGAGGCAGGAAAAGAGGTGCTGGTATTGCTGAAAGCGCCCTGGGTGAATATCACGCAGGATGCGCAGCGCGCGGCGCTTGCCGACAACCAGCTTAAAGGATTTATCAGCCATATTGAGCGTGGCGAACAGCAAAGCGAAGTGCTGATGACACTGCCAGACGGACAGCAGCTCTGCGCCACGGTGCCAACGCATGACGTGGATAATTTGCAGGAACAGCGCGAAGTGACGGCATATTTTAATGCCGATCGGGTCATTCTCGCCACGTTATGCTAA
- the modF gene encoding molybdate ABC transporter ATP-binding protein ModF has product MSSLQISQGTFRLSDTRTLHLEQLILRAGESWAFVGANGSGKSALARALSGELTLLNGERQCQFTRLTRLSFEQLQKLVSEEWQRNNTDMLSPGEEDTGRTTADIIQDEVKNPQRCEQLAAQFGIAHLLTRRFKYLSTGETRKTLLCQALMSEPELLVLDEPFDGLDVNSRQQLAELLARLNGEGYTVVLVLNRFDEIPDFVQHAGVLVDCTLTETGEKSALLQQALIAQLAHSEKLAGIALPEPDAPPARETLRAGEPLIVLNDGVVSYNDRSIINQLSWTVNPGEHWQIVGPNGAGKSTLLSLITGDHPQGYSNDLTLFGRRRGSGETIWDIKKHIGYVSSSLHLDYRVSTNVRNVILSGYFDSIGIYQAVSDKQHKLAQRWLDILGFDARTADAPFHSLSWGQQRLALIVRALVKHPTLLILDEPLQGLDPLNRQLIRRFVDVLISEGQTQLLFVSHHADDAPACITHRLTFVPEGDSYRYQFETHAS; this is encoded by the coding sequence ATGTCATCATTGCAAATTTCGCAAGGTACGTTTCGTCTTAGCGATACACGCACGCTGCACCTTGAACAGTTAATCCTGCGGGCGGGCGAAAGCTGGGCCTTTGTTGGCGCTAACGGCAGCGGTAAATCCGCGCTGGCCCGCGCGCTTTCGGGCGAACTGACATTGCTGAACGGCGAACGTCAGTGTCAATTTACTCGCCTGACGCGCCTCTCTTTTGAGCAGTTACAAAAACTGGTCAGCGAAGAGTGGCAGCGCAACAACACCGATATGCTCAGCCCTGGCGAAGAGGATACCGGGCGCACTACGGCCGACATCATTCAGGATGAGGTCAAAAACCCACAGCGCTGTGAACAACTGGCAGCGCAATTCGGCATCGCACATCTGCTGACACGCCGCTTTAAATACCTTTCGACTGGCGAAACGCGCAAAACGCTGCTGTGTCAGGCGCTGATGTCCGAGCCGGAACTGCTGGTTCTGGATGAACCCTTCGACGGGCTGGATGTGAACTCCCGCCAGCAACTGGCGGAACTGCTGGCGCGGCTGAATGGTGAGGGTTACACGGTAGTGCTGGTGCTTAACCGCTTTGATGAAATCCCGGATTTTGTACAGCACGCTGGCGTACTGGTGGATTGCACTCTGACGGAAACCGGTGAAAAGTCCGCCCTGCTGCAACAGGCGCTGATTGCGCAACTGGCACACAGTGAAAAACTGGCCGGTATTGCCCTGCCGGAACCTGACGCGCCCCCGGCCCGAGAAACGTTACGCGCGGGCGAACCGCTGATTGTGCTGAACGATGGCGTCGTTTCTTATAATGACAGGTCGATCATCAACCAGCTTTCCTGGACGGTAAATCCCGGCGAACACTGGCAGATCGTCGGCCCGAACGGCGCCGGGAAATCGACGCTGTTGAGCCTGATCACCGGCGATCACCCGCAGGGTTACAGCAACGATCTGACGCTGTTTGGCCGCCGTCGCGGCAGCGGTGAAACTATCTGGGATATCAAAAAACATATTGGTTACGTCAGCAGCAGCCTGCACCTTGATTACCGCGTCAGCACTAATGTGCGCAACGTGATCCTCTCCGGCTACTTTGACTCAATTGGCATTTATCAGGCGGTGTCAGATAAGCAGCACAAACTGGCGCAGCGCTGGCTGGATATTTTAGGTTTCGACGCCCGCACCGCCGATGCGCCCTTCCACAGCCTTTCATGGGGACAACAGCGGCTGGCGCTGATTGTCCGTGCGCTGGTGAAACATCCGACATTACTGATCCTCGACGAGCCGCTGCAAGGGCTGGATCCGCTAAACCGCCAGCTGATCCGCCGCTTTGTTGATGTGTTAATCAGTGAAGGACAAACCCAATTGCTGTTTGTTTCGCACCATGCCGACGATGCGCCAGCCTGCATCACTCACCGGCTGACCTTTGTGCCGGAAGGCGACAGCTATCGCTACCAATTCGAAACGCACGCTTCCTGA
- the galE gene encoding UDP-glucose 4-epimerase GalE has translation MRVLVTGGSGYIGSHTCVQLLQNGHDVIILDNLCNSKRSVLNEIERFGGKSALFVEGDIRDEALLAEILHDHAIEAVIHFAGLKAVGESVAKPLEYYDNNVNGTLRLINAMRAANVKNLIFSSSATVYGDQPKIPYVESFPTGTPQSPYGKSKLMVEQILTDLQKAQPEWSIALLRYFNPVGAHPSGDMGEDPQGIPNNLMPYIAQVAVGRRDSLAIFGNDYPTPDGTGVRDYIHVMDLADGHVAAMQQLAGKPGVHIYNLGAGVGSSVLDVVNAFSKACGKPVAWHYAPRREGDLPAYWADATKADKELNWRVTRTLDEMAEDTWRWQSRHPQGYPD, from the coding sequence ATGCGAGTTCTGGTTACTGGTGGTAGCGGTTACATAGGAAGCCACACCTGCGTACAACTGCTGCAAAACGGCCATGACGTGATCATTCTGGATAACCTCTGTAACAGTAAGCGCAGCGTGCTCAATGAAATCGAGCGCTTTGGCGGAAAATCCGCGCTGTTCGTTGAAGGTGATATTCGCGATGAAGCGCTGCTGGCCGAAATCCTGCACGATCATGCCATTGAAGCGGTCATTCACTTTGCCGGGCTGAAGGCCGTGGGCGAATCCGTGGCGAAGCCGCTGGAGTACTACGACAACAACGTCAACGGTACGCTGCGCCTGATCAATGCCATGCGCGCCGCCAACGTCAAAAACCTGATTTTCAGCTCCTCCGCGACGGTCTACGGCGATCAACCGAAAATCCCTTATGTCGAAAGCTTCCCCACCGGGACGCCACAAAGTCCGTACGGCAAAAGCAAGCTGATGGTGGAACAGATCCTCACCGACCTGCAAAAAGCACAGCCAGAGTGGAGCATCGCGCTGCTGCGCTACTTCAACCCGGTTGGCGCGCATCCGTCAGGAGATATGGGCGAAGATCCGCAGGGTATCCCGAATAACCTGATGCCTTACATCGCGCAGGTTGCCGTTGGCCGTCGTGATTCTCTGGCGATTTTCGGCAACGATTATCCGACGCCGGATGGCACGGGCGTGCGTGATTACATTCATGTGATGGACCTGGCTGACGGTCACGTTGCGGCGATGCAACAGCTGGCTGGCAAACCGGGCGTCCATATTTACAACCTCGGTGCCGGCGTCGGCAGCAGCGTACTGGATGTGGTTAACGCCTTCAGTAAAGCCTGCGGCAAACCGGTGGCATGGCACTATGCGCCGCGCCGCGAGGGCGATTTACCGGCCTACTGGGCCGACGCGACCAAAGCCGATAAAGAACTGAACTGGCGCGTGACCCGTACGCTTGACGAAATGGCAGAAGATACCTGGCGCTGGCAGTCACGCCATCCGCAGGGCTATCCGGATTGA